In Spirosoma pollinicola, the genomic window AGTCCTTTAAAGCAACGGGTGTGTCGATGGAGGCCGTAGCCGAAGCCAGTGTACAGCCACCCAAAGAGGCCAAGAGTATAACAGCCGAGGAAATGGAGCAAATCCGCCGGAAGGGCATGGCCGATTTTCGGCAGAAAATGATGCAGAATATGCCCATGCGGAGCCAGAACTAGGTTTATAAGGAATAATGTAAAGTGAAAAAATGTATAATGGAAAATGAAAAACTTACTGACTGTTAAGCAATTGGGCCGATTTGCGTTATTCCTTACTCATTGTACATTATTCATTAGCTTCAGCAGTTTTGCGCAGTCTACTATTCGTGGGCAGGCTGTCGATTCGCTCACGCGAAAGCCACTTCTTGAAGCCTCGGTTTCACTGTTGCTGGCCCGAGACTCATCGCTGGTGTCGTTTGGTATTACCGATGGTGAGGGACAGTTTACGTTCCCCAAAATCGCTGAAGGCCAGTATCGGTTACTCATCTCATATGTAGGCTATCGCAGTCGCGCCAAGCGGGTTTCGGTTACAGGTGCTAACCCCACAACCGACGCTGGTACAATAGATCTGGTAGCGCAGTCGCAAACCTTGACCGAAGTATCGGTGCAGGGCGAGCGGGCGCCCATTGCCGTTAAAGGCGATACGCTGGAGTTTAACGCGGGTTCGTTCAAAACCCGTCCCAATGCACAGGTAGAGGATTTGTTGAAGAAACTGCCGGGCGTAGAGGTTGATCGTGACGGTAACGTAAAAGCACAGGGCCAGGCCATTACAAAAGTATTGGTAGATGGAAAACCATTCTTTGGCAACGACCCTAAAATGGCCACCCGCAACCTTCCCGCTGATATTATCGACAAAGTGCAACTCTTTGATCAGGCTTCTGAACAGTCGGCTTTCTCGGGTGTGGACGATGGCGACCGGGAAAAAACCATCAACATTACCACCAAGAAAGACAAGCGGAAAGGGTCGTTTGGCCAGCAGACCATTGGCGCAGGGCCAAAGCCGGGCGATGATGCGAGATATTCAGGCAGAGTCAGTTTCAATCGGTTTAATAATGGCCGTCAGATTTCGGTGCTGGGTATGGCCAATAACGTGAATCAGCAGGGCTTTACGGCCTCGGATTTAGGACTTGGTAATAACTTTGGCGGAGCCGGACAAGGGCAGGGTGGTGGTGGAGGTAGCAACGTAGTTCGTGGTGGAGCTGGTGGTGGTAGTGGTAACGGCGCCGGTCAGGTGGGTAGCAATGCCATTACAACGTCTTGGGCAACAGGCATCAATTACCGCGATGGCTGGGGCAAAAAGATTGACGTGGTCAGCAGCTATAACGCCAGCAACACCAACACCCTCACCAACCAGCAAAGTCACCGGGAGAACGTGATTCCCAGCGGCACATCCGGCACAATTCCTACACGAACGGATGCCGGATTTGTTCGTGACCAAACCAACGGGTCGGATAATACCAATACAAATCAGCGGGTCAATCTTCGGCTCGATTACCGAATCGACTCGATGACGACGATCCGGGTTATTCCGAGTTTGTCGTGGCTAAATTCAACCTATAACAACCAAAGCGAAGCCAGAACGCTTACCAATGAAGGTGTTCTGGCCAATTCGAGCCAGACCAACTATAACTCAAATGGTAGTGGCTTCACCGGCAATAACTCCCTGCTGCTCTTTCGTAAATTCCAGAAAAAAGGCCGGAGTTTTTCGGTCAACTGGAACATCGCCTTCAACAACCAGGATAATGAAGGAATCAATAAGTCGGTCAACCAGTTTAACGGCTCGTCGACCAGCCTGACGTCGGGCATTATCACAAAGGATACCGTAACGGGTATTACTACGCAGACCATTAACCAACGCAACAACCAGCAAACGCATTCGATGACCAACACGGTCAATGTAAGTTATACGGAACCGCTGTCGATGCGCCAAACCCTTGAATTTCATTACAATCTGTCTAATAATCATAATACGTCGGACCGGGCGGTGAACGATTTTAACGGACTAACGAACCAGTACGACCAGTTAAATCCCTTGTTGAGTAACAACTTCGTGAACGACTATGTAACGAATCGGGGTGGGCTGACGTGGCAAACGAAGCGGCTGAAATACACCTACGCGTTCGGTCTGGACGCGCAGCAGGCAAGCCTTAATTCCGATAACCTTAGTCGCATCGGCGGACCGCGCGAAACAAACCTGAACCGCACGTTTTCAAACCTGTTACCAAACGCGTTACTGACTTACAATTTTGCGAAAAGCCGGAGGCTCCGATTCAACTACCGGACCCGGATCAATGCGCCATCGGTAAACCAGTTGCAGCCGGTGCCCAACAACACCAACCCGCTCAATATTCAGTTAGGTAATGCCGGTCTGCAACCGGAATACAGCCATACGCTATCCCTGAACTACAATCAGTTTGATGCGGCTACGTTCCGAAATATGTTTGTTTTCCTGAACGCCAGCCGAACGGATAACAAAATCGTTAACTCAACGGTATTCAACCAGTCGGGCGCGCAGACGACAACGCCTGTAAATACCAATGGATATTATACGGTGAACGGGTCGTTTGTCATTGGCCGACCGCTTAAGTTGGGGGCGCAAAAAACGAACCTGAACTTATCGACTAACCTGACCTATAATCAGGGAATGAGCTTTATAAACAACCAATCCAATCAGGCGAAAAACTGGCTGATTGGGCAGGGCGCTACGATAAGCTCAAATTTTACGGAGAAGCTGGACTTGAACCTGTCGGGAAATATTAACTGGCAATCAGCGAAGTACTCGTTGCAACCGCAGCAGAACACAACCTTCCTGAATCAGACAGTTACGCTCGATGTCTATTACCAGTTACCGCTGAAGTTTACCTTTTCCACCAACGCTTATTTCAATCATTACGGCGGAAGTTCGGCCAACTATAACCAGTCCTACACGCTCTGGAATGCCACCCTGGCCCGGCAGTTGTTCAAGCAGAATCAGGGAGAGCTGCGCTTTCAGGCATTCGATTTGCTGAACCAGAACCAGAGTATCGTACGGAACGTAACCGACACGTATACCGAAGAAGTACGGAGTCGGGTGCTGAACCGCTATTTCATGATTAGTTTTGTGTATAACCTACGTAGTTTCAGTGCGGGCGTTACGGCTCCACGCGATCCATTTCAGCAGCAGAATGGGGGAGGGCAGCGGGGACAGGGCGGTTTCCGGAGGAATGGCTAGTTGATGTGATGCACCTAAGGGGATGTTGTATTTTTAGGTTGCGTATGCAGCCAGTTCCTGATTGAATCATCTAAGTCAGAGAATTTAAACCAGACTTGTTTGTAATAAACCGTTCCGTCGGGATTAATTAAATAAGCCATGTTGGGTGCCTGACCGAAGGCCAGCCAAAAATCATTCGTAGGTGTATCTACTAAAACAGGGACTGTTAACGCATTTTGCTGTTGCCATTTTTTTGCCAGTACCTTCCGTTCACCATAGGTTTTTGCCTGTTGCGCTTCTATATGATCCCGGGTATTTGCCGAGGCAATATCTACACGATTATTCGCTGAATAAGGACTAGCAATATCCGACGGATGCGCATCAATCGTATAAACGATATAGGTGTTGATCTTGCCTTTGTAACGTGCTGTTAACAAATTAATGTCCGGCATATTACGGCGACTTATATCGCACGTATAACTTCCCGAAATCAGCAGTAAGGGTTTATTACTTGTCAGAATTTCGGATAAGGAGTATTTCGTTCCATCCAGCGAGTAGAGAGTAAAGTCGTTGACTTTTTCGCCTTTCTGATAACCCAATTTAACGAAGTTGGTGAAATTGTCTTTGATCCCTTCTGAAACAGGAAGATCTATTTTAGCTGCATCGCTGGGTAATTTCTTTTGGCTATTGGTATTTACCGTTGTATGGCTCGTATGGCAGGATGTCAGGGCAGCAAAAGCAAGCAACCCAAGCAGGCAGCTTATTGATTTCATCTTCATAACGTTTAATGAGAAACTGTATAGGTATGCGCTAATTAACTGTTTGTATAGGAATAATGAACGCACTTAATCGCTGGACGATAACAATGTATAAAGCGAAATTAAACGAAATTAGACGTCGGAAAAATTAAAAATTATCTAAAACAGGTAGAGTTTATAAACCAGTTTATAGTTAGCAATACGATTTACTTATACTGTATTTGATAGAATTACTTAGCAACGATACGCTTTATTTTTGCAATTAATGAATATGCAAATGGTGGTAGTTAGAGCAGCTATTTAGTTAATTGTACTTAGTCAATGGGCGTTAACAAGACTAGCAATATTCTCTATTAGCTATCAACGAGTGCGTAAAATACTTACGGCTTCTATAGTGCTTTTATTAACGAAATAGTAGTTGATACTGAGTAAGTATTTTACCTTGACTAAGGTAAACTACTTACTCAGATAGTTTAAATTATTCTGACCAAGTCATCAGTTTATGAACTGTACAATTTTTGAAATAGTAAACTCATTCGTATAATTTGATATAAAGTCCCGCACTAATCAGCGCGGGACTTCACCTCTATTTTATATACCGAAAATCCTCATTGCCTTTCAGGGCTAGCAACGTTTCGTACATGAGCTTGATAACATTCTGCACATCGTCCATATGGACGGTTTCAACGGTGGTGTGCATGTATTTGAGGGGCAACGAAATCAGGGCTGATGCAATACCTTCGGTTGCATAGGCAAAGGCATCGGTATCGGTGCCCGTCGAACGGCTAACCGCCTGACGCTGGAACGCGATTTCCTGCTGTTCGGCCACACCGATCAGAAAATCAAGTACATTGTTCTGTACGGCAGGGCCGTAGCACAACACCGGACCATCACCACATTTGAGGTCACCCTGTTCTTTTTTGTCGTACTTCGGCGATTGCGTGTCGTGCGTTACATCGGTACAGATAGCCAGATCGGGCTTGAGCCGACGAGCGATCATCTCGGCGCCACGCAGGCCAATTTCTTCCTGAACGGCGTTGACGATGTATAAGGTAAATGGCAGAGTTACGTTGTTTTCTTTCAGGAGTCGGGCTACTTCAGCAATCATGAAACCACCCATCCGGTTGTCGAGTGCGCGGCCAACATAATACCGGTTGTTCAATTCCATCAGGCCATCCACAAAGGTGCAAACGGTGCCAACATGAATACCCATGTCCAGCACTTCCTGCTTGGTGGCGGCCCCCACGTCGATGAACAGGTCCGTTACTTTGGGGGCTGTATCTTTAGCCAGATCGCGAACGTGAATAGCGGGCCAGCCGAAGACACCTTCGACAACGCCTTTCTTTGTGTGCAGATTTACCCGCATCGAAGGCGCGATGACCGCATCGGAACCACCATTCCGGCGCACGAACAGGTAGCCATCGTCGGAGATGAAATTGACAAACCACGAAATCTCGTCGGAGTGCGCTTCGATCACGACAGAGTAGCCCTTACCGGGTCCAATTACGCCAACGGCGGTGCCATACGTATCGACAATGTACTCGTCGGTATAGGGTTTGAGGTAATCCAGCCAAATCTGCTGCCCCGATGCTTCGAAGCCGGTGGGTGAGGCATTGTTGAGGTACTGATACAGGAAACTTTTACTGTGTTCGTTCATTGGATGCTAAAAAACGGGTCTAAAAATTCTTTTAGTGCTTTGAGGGGCAGGTGTTTTGGGTCAAGATTCCAGTGGTCCTTATTTAAAAAGTTACGCTTATCGGGTTTGCTTATAAGATCGCGTTGCGATTCAGAATGACCAAGTATAGATTCGAGGTAAGCAAAAATTTTGCCCTTCCGATTGGGGAGATAATAAAACTCGTTCGAGCTTAAACAACTTTCGTACACTTGCCAGCAGTCAAAAAATGGCTGGTGAGTAGGATTGTAAATGATTTCCAAAATAGATTCCAAATCGCCTGTCTGGCTATTGTTAGGCCAAAGAAAAAAATCAAATTGATAAATAGCCGCGAGTTTAGCAACAACTTCTTTTCGTTGTGTAAAATCATCATCGGCATCAAGAATAACAACATTATGGATTTTGTTCTCTTGGTTCTGAGCGAAATTTATCTTGTTTAAATGAATAACTTGTTCAAAACGATGTTTGAGATTATCCTTTCCATCTAATACATCAATGTATGAGTCGGGTAATTCTTTATTGTACCAATAATGAATGATGTCTTTTAAGAATTTACGGTCGCTTGGACCTTCTACGTAAAATTGTACACTACTCATCGTTGCCCTCCTCTCGTATTAATGCCATTAGCAAGCGAAAACTCAAACTCTTCGAAGGTATAAGTAAAGGCTTTTACGTCTCCTTGTTTATTTTCAAGCAGGGTTATATTTCGGGCGTCGGCTTGATACTGCTGCATTTCTGAATCTTCCAAGGCTTCTACGAATGCTTGCTGGCATTCAAGACTATGAGTAGTAGCGAAAAGCTGCACGTTGTATTTCGCGCAGAGCTGAATGATTATTTGCCAATAACCTTTCAAACGGGTGAAGTGAATGCCTGAACCAATTTCATCGACCATTAAACGTCGATTTTTTGTAATAGATATCTCCATCAATATTCGAAGCACTTTTACTGTTCCATCACCATATCGAGTTATTGGAAATATTCCATTGTTATCAAACAATGTAAGGGAAAGAACTTCTTGGTTTGCACGGAATTTGTGTACTCGTATTTCTTCTATATCGCTAATGAACATCTTTGAATTACGCTCTAATTCTTTCCTTGCTTCTTTATTTGAATTAAAGTATTCATAAAAAAAGTCAACTAAAGAGTTAGTGTAATTAGCATTTGCTTCAACGAAAGGTGTATAATGATCTATGTTTAGATTCAGATTTTCAAAGTAAGCTCCAGTTATATTAAAACTCTCATTTCCATTTATAGTAGAGTTTAACTTTAACCATTTGTTAGATAAATTAGAAACTATATTATTCCTGATAAATACTTTATCGATTTCGCTAAGATTATTCTGCGCTAAGATGCTTATCGAATATTTTTCATTCTGATTGATTTGAACATTTATGGGTTCGCTAATTCTTTTAAAAAAATAGGACCAAAAATCCGTTGCCTGAATTGATTCTTTATTGAGCCCATCAGCAAAATTGTGTTTGTGTCGAGTTACAGCCATTGATAAATAAGCGTGAGCCAATCTATTTATATCCTCATCAAACGTCAACGCTTCCAGCACCGACGTCTTCCCTACATTGTTGTCTCCCACAATCAGGTTGAACTGCCCCAGGTTGCTCATCTCGAAGGAGTCGAACCGCTTGAAGTTCTCAATTTTGAAGTAGGTGAGGTGTTGCTTTTCCATAAATAAGGCTGGCTTCGCTAAAGGAAGCGTTGCGAACAAATGTACTAAATGGACAGGTATCTCCTGCGTTGTCGATCAAAACCCAATCCGCTCCCGTTTTTGCTCTACGCCCATCGAGCGCAGCACTTCCATCGCAATCCGGTCGTCGTATTTGCGCTTCCAATAGTCGGCTTCCAGGCGCAGTTTGTCCAGTTCGAGCTGTTGTTTCTCGACCACAAGGCGAAGGGTTTCGAGTTCGTGACTAGCCAGTTCATCGGCTCTTATGTCGACAACCTGGGCGGGTAGGGCCTCATCCGTTAGCAGAATTAGTGGCGATATTGCCAAAACGTTTGCAATTTGGGCCAGTCGGGAGAGGGTCAGGTCGGTTTTTCCGCGTTCAATGTCGCCATAAGCCGTTGTGGACAGATTGAGTAAATCGGCCATGTTTTCCTGCGATAAACCGCGCTGAAGGCGCTGTAAGCGTATTTTTTCGGCCGGACCGCGGTTGATGTGGGTGCTCATATCAAGTGTCAACGATAAAATCTAAACCAGAACTGACAAGGTTTTTCGGTATGATAACGCAATTTTGTAACGAAACAATTCTCGAACTTACACCAAGCGTTCTTGGTTTTCAAATTAAGAAGTAAACCCAATTATGAATTACGAAAAAGAATTCCGCAATTTCGCCGTGAATCACATGGGTCTTAATGGCCTGACTGTGGACGGTTACGTGAAACACACCGTTGAAAATAACTCGGTTGAGAACCATAAGGTTGACAACATGACTCGTTCGGTCATTGAAGAACGCCCGATGAATTTCCGTGAAGTCGACGTGTTCTCACGGCTTATGGCCGACCGGATCATCTTCATGGGCTTGCCCGTCGATGACAACATTGCAAACATCATTGTTGCTCAGTTGCTCTTTCTGGAGTCGGCCGATCCTAAAAAGGATATCCTGATGTACCTCAATAGCCCAGGTGGTTCGGTTTATGCCGGTTTGGGTATTTATGACACCATGCAATATGTGCGACCCGACGTAGCCACGGTTTGTACTAGCCTTGCAGCCTCAATGGGTGCTGTATTGCTGGCTGGTGGTGCTGCCGGAAAACGGTCGGCGTTACCACACGCCCGTGTCATGATTCACCAGCCATCGGGCGGTGCCCAGGGAACGTCGAAAGACATGCAGGTGACTATGAAAGAAATGCTCGAATTAGAGAAAGATTTGTATCGGATTCTGGCTAGCCATTCTGGCCGTACATACGAAGAAATCGAGCAGGCATCTGACCGCGACAAATGGTTCCGGGCTGAAGAAGCGAAAGAATATGGCTTAATTGATGAAGTCCTGCGCCGGGAAAAATAAGCTGGCTTGGCAGTTTGATTACCAATCAATAACTTTGTTAGTACCGAACGACTCAGGCTCGCCTGGGTCGTTTTTTTTCTCGAAATTAGCTCAATATTTTTTTATATCAACTGTTTAACTGAACTCAGCTAACAAACGTGTTTAACACGATGTTGTCCGATAACCCCCAGCCCATTTACCCTGCAACCGTTCATGCCACAAATTAGTTGCTCGTTCTGTGGACGACGCAAAAACGAAGTAATGATGCTCCTGTCAGGCATCGACGCACACATATGCAATTACTGTATCGAGCAGGGGCATCAGGTCGTGCTTGAAGAAATGCGTCCAAAAAAGAGTGAACCGGCCGAGGTGAATATTAAGCTCATCAAGCCAATTGACATGAAAAAGCACCTCGATCAATATGTTATTGGTCAGGATGATGCGAAGAAATCCATTACGGTTGCTGTCTATAATCATTACAAACGGTTAATGCAGCCAAACACCAATGATGATGTGACAATTGAAAAGTCGAACATCATTATGGTTGGCGAAACAGGCACGGGTAAAACCTATCTGGCCCGCTCGATAGCCAAAATTCTTGAAGTACCTTTTTGTATTGCCGATGCCACCGTCAT contains:
- a CDS encoding outer membrane beta-barrel family protein, with amino-acid sequence MKNLLTVKQLGRFALFLTHCTLFISFSSFAQSTIRGQAVDSLTRKPLLEASVSLLLARDSSLVSFGITDGEGQFTFPKIAEGQYRLLISYVGYRSRAKRVSVTGANPTTDAGTIDLVAQSQTLTEVSVQGERAPIAVKGDTLEFNAGSFKTRPNAQVEDLLKKLPGVEVDRDGNVKAQGQAITKVLVDGKPFFGNDPKMATRNLPADIIDKVQLFDQASEQSAFSGVDDGDREKTINITTKKDKRKGSFGQQTIGAGPKPGDDARYSGRVSFNRFNNGRQISVLGMANNVNQQGFTASDLGLGNNFGGAGQGQGGGGGSNVVRGGAGGGSGNGAGQVGSNAITTSWATGINYRDGWGKKIDVVSSYNASNTNTLTNQQSHRENVIPSGTSGTIPTRTDAGFVRDQTNGSDNTNTNQRVNLRLDYRIDSMTTIRVIPSLSWLNSTYNNQSEARTLTNEGVLANSSQTNYNSNGSGFTGNNSLLLFRKFQKKGRSFSVNWNIAFNNQDNEGINKSVNQFNGSSTSLTSGIITKDTVTGITTQTINQRNNQQTHSMTNTVNVSYTEPLSMRQTLEFHYNLSNNHNTSDRAVNDFNGLTNQYDQLNPLLSNNFVNDYVTNRGGLTWQTKRLKYTYAFGLDAQQASLNSDNLSRIGGPRETNLNRTFSNLLPNALLTYNFAKSRRLRFNYRTRINAPSVNQLQPVPNNTNPLNIQLGNAGLQPEYSHTLSLNYNQFDAATFRNMFVFLNASRTDNKIVNSTVFNQSGAQTTTPVNTNGYYTVNGSFVIGRPLKLGAQKTNLNLSTNLTYNQGMSFINNQSNQAKNWLIGQGATISSNFTEKLDLNLSGNINWQSAKYSLQPQQNTTFLNQTVTLDVYYQLPLKFTFSTNAYFNHYGGSSANYNQSYTLWNATLARQLFKQNQGELRFQAFDLLNQNQSIVRNVTDTYTEEVRSRVLNRYFMISFVYNLRSFSAGVTAPRDPFQQQNGGGQRGQGGFRRNG
- a CDS encoding TlpA family protein disulfide reductase; its protein translation is MKSISCLLGLLAFAALTSCHTSHTTVNTNSQKKLPSDAAKIDLPVSEGIKDNFTNFVKLGYQKGEKVNDFTLYSLDGTKYSLSEILTSNKPLLLISGSYTCDISRRNMPDINLLTARYKGKINTYIVYTIDAHPSDIASPYSANNRVDIASANTRDHIEAQQAKTYGERKVLAKKWQQQNALTVPVLVDTPTNDFWLAFGQAPNMAYLINPDGTVYYKQVWFKFSDLDDSIRNWLHTQPKNTTSP
- a CDS encoding M42 family metallopeptidase; amino-acid sequence: MNEHSKSFLYQYLNNASPTGFEASGQQIWLDYLKPYTDEYIVDTYGTAVGVIGPGKGYSVVIEAHSDEISWFVNFISDDGYLFVRRNGGSDAVIAPSMRVNLHTKKGVVEGVFGWPAIHVRDLAKDTAPKVTDLFIDVGAATKQEVLDMGIHVGTVCTFVDGLMELNNRYYVGRALDNRMGGFMIAEVARLLKENNVTLPFTLYIVNAVQEEIGLRGAEMIARRLKPDLAICTDVTHDTQSPKYDKKEQGDLKCGDGPVLCYGPAVQNNVLDFLIGVAEQQEIAFQRQAVSRSTGTDTDAFAYATEGIASALISLPLKYMHTTVETVHMDDVQNVIKLMYETLLALKGNEDFRYIK
- a CDS encoding DUF3226 domain-containing protein; this translates as MSSVQFYVEGPSDRKFLKDIIHYWYNKELPDSYIDVLDGKDNLKHRFEQVIHLNKINFAQNQENKIHNVVILDADDDFTQRKEVVAKLAAIYQFDFFLWPNNSQTGDLESILEIIYNPTHQPFFDCWQVYESCLSSNEFYYLPNRKGKIFAYLESILGHSESQRDLISKPDKRNFLNKDHWNLDPKHLPLKALKEFLDPFFSIQ
- a CDS encoding AAA family ATPase gives rise to the protein MEKQHLTYFKIENFKRFDSFEMSNLGQFNLIVGDNNVGKTSVLEALTFDEDINRLAHAYLSMAVTRHKHNFADGLNKESIQATDFWSYFFKRISEPINVQINQNEKYSISILAQNNLSEIDKVFIRNNIVSNLSNKWLKLNSTINGNESFNITGAYFENLNLNIDHYTPFVEANANYTNSLVDFFYEYFNSNKEARKELERNSKMFISDIEEIRVHKFRANQEVLSLTLFDNNGIFPITRYGDGTVKVLRILMEISITKNRRLMVDEIGSGIHFTRLKGYWQIIIQLCAKYNVQLFATTHSLECQQAFVEALEDSEMQQYQADARNITLLENKQGDVKAFTYTFEEFEFSLANGINTRGGQR
- a CDS encoding helix-turn-helix domain-containing protein; this translates as MSTHINRGPAEKIRLQRLQRGLSQENMADLLNLSTTAYGDIERGKTDLTLSRLAQIANVLAISPLILLTDEALPAQVVDIRADELASHELETLRLVVEKQQLELDKLRLEADYWKRKYDDRIAMEVLRSMGVEQKRERIGF
- a CDS encoding ClpP family protease, with protein sequence MNYEKEFRNFAVNHMGLNGLTVDGYVKHTVENNSVENHKVDNMTRSVIEERPMNFREVDVFSRLMADRIIFMGLPVDDNIANIIVAQLLFLESADPKKDILMYLNSPGGSVYAGLGIYDTMQYVRPDVATVCTSLAASMGAVLLAGGAAGKRSALPHARVMIHQPSGGAQGTSKDMQVTMKEMLELEKDLYRILASHSGRTYEEIEQASDRDKWFRAEEAKEYGLIDEVLRREK